Sequence from the Helianthus annuus cultivar XRQ/B chromosome 13, HanXRQr2.0-SUNRISE, whole genome shotgun sequence genome:
ctgtttgattttgtgcaaagtttatttccattttaattccgctgcattaCTTAATTTAGTTTTGCTGAAAGTTGTTGAGGCAGGTGATTGTGTTTTTGtagttaatgtttgttgaactttaagttgtattcaaattctatGAAGTACGTATGTCTATAAACAGTTTATATTGTCTTTTTGGGTAAACagttaagggcatgtttggctaagcttatttaagtCAAAAAGGACTTTTGAgaaaaggacttttgggaaaaGGACTTTCTGAAAagtattttttaaaaaaagtgtttggattagcttatggggtggaaaaagccaataagtcaataagttgttttttaaaaagtgtttggcttagcttattgatgtaaaatgactaaaagggGCATTCTTTCATAAGGGATGTTAAAAAATaaggggtatattggtaatttgtTGTTTGAAAAGCTATAAGCTAATCAAGAAGTCACAATctcttaacttttcaaaaactcCTTTTCCTTCATATCAAAAAACCATTTTAAAAAGCACTTTTCCATTTGCCAAACACTAAAAACtgcttattggctttttgataagtcaataagccaataagttggttggaaaagcttagccaaacatgccctaaattgTATGTAATGGATAtattagctataatagataacacgttttggtacaatatctatgcaTATATCTATATATTCTATTAATATGTGTTATTCATGTTTGTCTAAAAACGACTTGTGTTTGCAGCTCTCATTTTTAATGAGAGTACTAAATTgtttgttaataacattattctgTAAACATATGTTTACTAACCTTTGTAATTTCTGTTGACTGACCTTTTTAACATAGGTTGACTAACATGCATATCTGTTTACTATCTATCCATCTAGCAAcctctgttggagataatggataacattttttaggaaagtctgttggaaagcaacagaagtttttaacagttaatagaaAACAGTAATTTGCTATCAACATAATtgaattgctgttgaataaacctattgactATTAGTGTATACCAATTTTATAAGTCTGTATTAATTATTTTTTACACTCTGTCAATATGGGCTATGCATTGTTTTCTAAGAAACgtcccgtgtttgcacacgggtcttaccgctagtactatataataaaataaacaaagttttggacacgtgtcattcattgaagccatctatttttatagataattaatatcaattaaaaaataattataaaattaaatttaatataaatttaaacaatttgtataagagataatataatattttataatatttataacTTTGTTATAGTTTTCTTCTTACCCCAaaattttatcaaattttatctttaccctttcttagagcattcacatccattccactaAATTGTGTGAGTGGGGTTTTTATAATAtgaagagtataaaaagtggttgtgagtagaggagagagaaaatgttactgttcatctgtatatttgaaaAGTCACTGTTCAcaccctataattttttaatatattttgaaagtggttgtgagtgaaggagagagaaaaaataatgataaaggtataaaaatatattatttaattgaaaaggagagagaaaatatagtgTATTTTAGTGTATTTTAGGGTGAAAAAAATGGTGGAacggatgtgaatgctcttagccTTTAAGTTCAGGAAATacaatttttaaccacttaactttttatgaacttGGTAGATGCCACTTTGACCCCCTCAAGAGTTTTTGCcttgacgatataaattcgagttagtcgggtcgcgtataatacgttatgattgtacgatataaattcgatttacgttacgttttatccaatcgcaatgcaactataggatatattgagttcaatcggatacgtcaaaacgtgcgttttcatatggttaacacatcacataatgTTTGGACTTATCCCTTcgatataaattaatataatgtaaatgatttatttattttattaaactaaagtagttaaaGATAGAACCTATTTCAAGAATGTTTATAAagggtaaacaaaaatattaatcaatgtttattggttctatacttttatttccgtgttcaactctcaactcaaatacggtaataactatgtttacgtgacatttataagaaccatcatCGCAATCACCCCATTCATCGTATATCGAGACGTCGTTCACTAATATTACTACCGCTTAAATCCTAATCCggttgcaaactgattgtaaaatTTGCGACCATTTTTATTCAATCACAATTGTCGTTTGTGTAGTAATTATGTTGTTGAACTAGATTTAAAGTTGCGTAAGAGTACTACAATGTTTACCCTCTCTCGGTCTATAGAGGTACTCCAAACTAAAAGTTTTGTGTTTTATAAAAGATTAGACTTTTCGTGTCTTATAAAAACATTAGACTTTTAGGCTTCTACTATAAATAGGTGATCTGGCTTTGGGATTGTTGGCGATGGGGTTTATGGTCTATAAATTGTGTAGACACATAGATGATATAGGAATTATGATtagaaaaacaattttttttaatgaatAGAGCCCAAATTTTATTATACGTTTTGCACCCTAAAAACTATAGACAGCCCTGAAGACAGGCAAAAAAATCATGAACAGTCAACAAAACGTAATGATCAAGAGTTGAGGAAAAGAGGAACAAAAGGTTTAAATGGCGACAAGAATCTACGACTCCAGAATGATGAGATGATGGATACATTTAGGTGAATATGCTAAAATCATCATTGAATGTGATGAAATACAGTACTAACCAGAatgagagcattcacatccaaggcATCATATTCTGAGTGagatgtttttaaaatataaaaagtataaaaaatggttgtgagtggaggagagagaaaatgttactgttcatctgtatatttggggggacactgttcacctcctataattttttaatatattttgaaagtggttgtgagtggaggagagagaaaagataatgataaaagtataaaaaatattatttaattgaaaaggagagagaaaatgtagtgttttttagtgtaatttagggtgaaaatatagtggtttggatgtgaatgctctgaAAAGTGGTGGGAAATGATCCCTAAATGTGAATCACAATAAATGATTTGCAATGGTGAATCGCTACGAGACTGTGATTGTAATGGTGAATCGCTACGAGACTGATTTTCTCTACAGATTTGCGACGGAATTTAAATGGTTGCAAGTTTTGTGACcgcaatttatttttatttttaattagtttatTTAAAGAAAATGCAACAgagtttatttttaatttatttaattttatataaattCCACATATTTGTGACTGAATTTTAGCATCTCAAATTTTGTGATTGTTTTGCGACCAAGCTAATAACGGTAGCTAACTTTGCAACCAATATGATCACGGTTACAGGTCAGTTGCAAATATCTTAGTTTCTAGTAGTGTATAATACAAGAAACCGGAAACGTGCAAACTTAATGAAATAATACTACAACTTAAATATGGAAGATAATCATATACCATACAATAATAGAAAGACGTGTAACTAAAAAAATATAAGGTTACAGAAAATAAAAATCGAGACACAATGTAACAACATGAATAGTCGCATGTGAGCCAATGATCCTTTGGTGGAGTGGTGGAAAGAACCTTGTGCCATGAGAGTGGCGCCGGTTCGATCCCCACTTCCATCAAAGGTGAGGCATTGGGGTTTTCCCCAACCCAATGATGGTTTGGACTCCGGTTCGAGCCTGAGGGAACCCGAGTTTTCTACTAGGGTGCATTTACTCCAGCGAGTCGGTCAGTCTCGACAGGCGGCGGCTCGTGTGGAGGGTGCAACTTCTGTCAAGTGACAGGGGGCCTGAAATTTTCTCGGGGAAAGCCAAATGTCCCATTCTACTGAGGCGTGGatccggttaagacaacatagtcctCGGGACAGAATGAGACGGGGCCAGGATTTCTGGCGTGAATGATCCGTCTGTTGAGAAATtcacctttaaaaaaaaaaaaaaaatagtcgCATGTGAAAGCGACACGACACGTGTCAAGGAACTGAATTTGTTTCATTTAATGAATTGTGTTATCGTTGAGGTTTGCATGAAATAACGTTGCTTCTAGGCAAAGACAAAGTACTTATGAAACAATGGGGATAGTGAAAATGGGCTTTCCGATCGCTTAAGTTTATTCAATTATTTATtactaatatattatttattggAAAATATGGTTTTTAGTGAAATAATTAAATGTATTCAATTATTTATTACTAAaactattatatttattatttattggatttgtgttttttttaccAGAGGTTCGTAGCAAAGCAAAGTATGTTCAAAAAAAGATAAAATTAATGAGATATCGATATTGAAAATTGGGTGTTTGAAACGGAAATAGTATGAGAAATTGGTGAGAACTTGTCTCGCATAGGAGGATGGTAGAACCTTGAATTGGTATTTAAGTGGGAGGCACATATTTTTGAACACCTCTGCACACAACGTTAACGATGGGCGCAATGGTGGTTTACTTTACATTTGTACTTTTGAAGGCTCATTTTAATAAAAGTAATCCAAACTCTGGTGACTGGTTGGAATATGGGTCAGATTCAGATATGGATCATGGAGCAAGTAATGGTGGGCCAAGTCAGAACTAAATTCCTATTCTCATGCATGCAATCACGTGACATCTTATCTTTACTTTTACTGTTTAAAGTTTGAATTATCTGTTGAATAAAGCCTATGGTTGAGTCTATGAGTCTTGCTGATTTTTCTGTCTTTCAGTTTATTTCCGTTGGATAATTTTAGTATTTAAAGGGTCCTTTGTTCATTGTGATTGTATGCAACTTTTCTGAGATAATAAAAAGCCCTATTGCTCTTGTCTTCAATACTTGTTAACCTTTTGTTCTTCTTTATTGTATCTCTAAtaccaacagtggtatcagagcacaatCAAGCTCTTGTTTCTTTTATCTTTCACAAACCCACTCCATGGCTGAACAAACCGGAACGTTACCCACTGCTCCAACCCCGATTCCCATGTTCAAGGGTGAAGGATATGAATACTGGAGTATAAGAATGGAAACTATCTTGATGTCTCGTGATCTGTGGGACATGGTCGAATCTGGTGTGAATCAAAGTGAAATTGATGCCGGAAGACTGAAGgctatgaaaaagaaagatgCTCATGCCATGGTAATCATCCAACAGGGAGTTCATGACATGTTGTTCTCAAGAATTGTTGCTGCTGACTCTGCTAAAGAGAGTTGGGAAATCTTACGTATGGAGTTCCAAGACGATAACCAGGTAAAAGCTGTAAAATTATAGGGGCTACGAAGGGAATTTGAAAACCTGTCCATGAGAGATGGAGAACAGGTAGGAGATTATTTCTCTCGGGTGATGTCGATCGTGAGTCAGAAGAGAGTTTTTGGTGAGAAAGTTGCTGATCAAATCATTGTGGAGAAGATCTTGCGTAGTATGTCCCCCAAGTTTGATCACGTGGTGCCATCTATTGAGGTATCCTTTGACTTATCCAAATTATCGCCTGTAAAATTAATGGGATCACTCCAATCACAGGAAGAAAGAATTAATAGACGGTCTCAGGACATAGTtgaagaaaatgatgaacatGCTCTTCAAGTTTTTCAAGATAACAATCCGGCTTCTAGGTTTAATACTTATAAAGGTCGAGGCAGAGCTCTCCACGTGGGAGAGGCCGAGGTGGTCGTGGTTTTGATAGAAGCAAAGTTCCACAATGTCATGTGTGCAATAAGTTTGGTCACGTTAAAAGGGATTGTTGGTATAATACCGAAGATGCCCAAGTGAACCTAGCCACAAATCCTACTGAAAAGAAGGAAGAAGACCCACAAGAAGAGCAACACTTGTTCATGATAATGGAAAAGCCATTAATGTTGATGACAAACACCCAAACTCACGACAACTTCAACAGTCTATGGTTCGTTGACTTTGGTTGCTCGAACCACATGATGGGAACCAAGTCAATCTTCACGAATCTAGATGAAACATTTAAGTTGGATGTGCAGTTGGGTGATAAAAAGAAGCTGGCCATTGAAGGTAAAGGAACAGTGAAGATCGATACAGGAAGAGGAGGACATAAGTTATTAAGTGATGTTTATTATGCACCCAAACTTGAGTATAACTTACTTAGTGTGGGTCAACTTATGAAGAAAGGTTATGCCCTCCATTTTGAAAATGGAAGATATGTTATCTCTCAAAGAGGTGTGACTCTCATGAAAATTCATGTTTCCAGTAATAACATGTTCTTGTTAGATGCCACCAAGGCTGAAGTATGCAGTAAAGATGATGCTAAGATGATCACTTCTCAACTGTGGCACCTAAGGTATGGACACTTGAATTATGCCAGTCTCAAGACTTTACATGATAAACACATGGTAATTGGTTTGCCTACTATTAAGACTACACCTCACTGTGAGGGGTGTCTTATGGGAAAGCAAACTAAATTACCCTTTCAGTCTAAGTCTTGGAGAGCCACTAAAAGGTTAGAACTAATCCATGCAGATTTATATGGCCCTATGCAAGTGCCGAGTCTTGGCCAAAGTCATTACTACTTGTTTGTAGATGATTTCACCAGGATGTGCTAGGTATATTTCTTGGCTAAGAAATCAAAGGCATTTGAGAAGTTTAACGTATTTCAAAAGTTAGTAGAAAAGCAAAGTGAAAGGTCAATCAAAGTGCTTAGAACCAATAGAGGTGGTGAGTTCACCTCCAACCAGTTTAATGCTTATTGTGAAGAGATGGGAATTAGACGTGAGCTAACAATACCATACACTCCCGAACATAATGGAGTTGTAGAACGAAAAAACAGAACCATTATGGGATTTGCTAGAATGTTGAAAGATAAGGAGCTTCCAAATTTTCTGTGGGCGGAAGCAGTGGCAACGGTTGTGTATTTAATGAATCGATCACCAACTGTTGTGGTTGATGGTCTGACTCCATTAGAAGCTTGGTGTGGAGAAAAACCAAATGTTGAGAAATTACGTGTATTTGGGTGTGTGGCATACACTCTTACAAAATCCCAAGGAAGGAGAAAGTTAGATATCAGAGGTGAAAATGTATTTTTATTGGCTATGCAAATCAAGGTACTGGATACAGGTTATATAATCCAGTCACTAAGGTATTTCAAACTCAAAAACACGTTGAGTGCTTGGAAGAAGTAAAGTGGGATTGGTCTAGTAATAAAGTAGAAAGTCAAACTTATGCTGCTTATTATGTAGATCCATTCCCTATGGAGGCTAGTAATGCTAGTGTATCTGCACATGGGGACACAAGTGATGCAACCTTTTCAAGTAATTCAAC
This genomic interval carries:
- the LOC110901616 gene encoding uncharacterized protein LOC110901616, encoding MRDGEQVGDYFSRVMSIVSQKRVFGEKVADQIIVEKILRSMSPKFDHVVPSIEVSFDLSKLSPVKLMGSLQSQEERINRRSQDIVEENDEHALQVFQDNNPASRFNTYKGRGRALHVGEAEVVVVLIEAKFHNVMCAISLVTLKGIVGIIPKMPK